AACCCTGTTCCAATCCATCTCTTTATTCCTTACGGAGTAAAATATCGAACACCGCGAAAGGAGAAGATTATGAAAGAAATTAAAAACGTGTTTGTTCAAATTATTGCAAAGCCTGAACGCAAGGTACTTATCAAAAGAGGTGTAAAAGCTACCGATTATTTCGCTTATTGCGAAGAGGTTGGCTGTGATGTGTGGGGGTTGTTGCAAAGCATCAAGTCAATCAGTGGCGAGCCTGTTTGTCTATGGTTGCCAAAGAAATATATTGCTTCAGGCACCTCTGAGTATGTGCAGGGTGTAGAGGTGCCTATTACTTATGATGGTATCATCCCCGATGACTTTGATGTGATTGAACTCCCTGCTGCAAATTATTTGATGTTTAGGGGTGAGCCTTTTGCAGAAGAGGATTACTGTGCTGCAATTGAGGAAGTGCAAACAGCGATTTCCAAGTATGACCCTGCTATAATTGAGTCAGAATGGGATAAAGAAAACCCTCGCATACAGCTCGAACCCATCGGCACAAGGGGTTATATTGAGCTTTTACCAATTAAATAGTTGACTTGTACAGAGCGGGATTTTTGACCGCTCTGTACTTTATGCCTACATCCCCAAAATTGTCCAAATATAGAGCGGTGCCGTTAAGGTAAACACCAAGCAGGCAAACAATATTGCCGGGGCACTCCACTCGAATTGGCCATGCTTGCGATAATCAAAATATGCCATCCCAAGTTTAGCAAAGAAAAACACAGCTAAAATAAGATCGATTGCCGGGAATACCACATTGTTTACCACTGTTTTTATCTGCCCTGAAGCATCTCGCCATGTGCCCTCAATTGCTCCTGCCACGTCCCCGGTACCGGCTGCAAAAGCCGTTGTACAAAAAAGCATGGAGAGCACAAAGGCACAAGTCAGCATCAAGACTCTTTTTTTATTTTTCGTCATAGAGACCGCCTTTCTTTCTTTTCATATTATCAAGACAAAATTCCTGCGGATGAGAATTGTCGTTTCTCACTTGCAGGGATTTCTATTGTTCTCTTTCCTTCTTTTTATGGCTTTAACGGTGCGACATGCCAATCATCCCAAAGTGATCCACGGATGGTCAGGCTATCGGTCAGATTTGTTGAGAGCATCCCGACCGGAGTCCAGCTATCAAGAACCCAGGTATTTACCTCATAACTTCCATCCGGCATCCAAACAGGGCTGAAGTGTGTTCTGTTCTTATAAGTTGAGTAATTGTTTTTCTGAAATTCAAAGCGAGTAGTGCTGCCGCTTTGCATTCGCTCCAGCAGTCTCCAGTAAGTGCCGTAGTTAAACTCAGGAAAATAGCTTACAGCATTCTGCGGATTTGTTATAGCAGTAGATTGATTGCTGCTAACCGATGCAGATACTACCTGGTTAATTCCATAGCCCGATTTCATTATGCGGCCACTAGCTGTGGGATTTTTACTGTCGCAAAGGATGCTCATATTCGCAGAAAAAGAAGCATAATATCTGTTTAAATCAAATTCCCACCATCCGTGATCGCACCAATACCCATCCTCATCATCTCCGTGCCACACCCAATATGCCCTCCACCATGGACTCCAAACTGTCCAATCAGCTCTTATTTTTTCTACTCGCTGCGGTACATGGCTTTTTTGAAAGCTGTTATTTCTATCATCAGCAACAGGGTTAGGCGGGGGATTTTTATCCAAATCTATGATCTTGCAGTTTATGATGCTCTTATCGGTTCCGCCCGGACCTCTTACAGATACATGAATTACCATGTCCTGCTCAGTCGCCGGCGTTCTCCATTTTACCCAGGCAAGTTGACTGTCTCCACTTGGATAATAGACATTGCCTACGTTATAGGTTGTGCCGTTCATGGTGAAGCTTACTTGAGTTGGATTATCGGGATCAGACTGACCTCCGCTTACCCTTACTGATGTGATTACCTCGGTATTTACCCTATACTCATAATCATAGGCAGAGACCACAGGAGCTTCTGGTTCTTCCTGAAAACGAACAATACCAAGACCGAGGCTGGATTTAATGTCCGCATTTGATGCGGTAGTGGTTTTACTTCCGCTCCATGCCGGATAGCCAAGATCTGAAACCTCCAAAAACATAGAAAGAGGCAGGTTCTTATGAGATAGTGATGTCATCCTCTTTCTCAGCAGACCGCTTACCTGTTCATCATATAAGGCTGCTTCAGTAGCCGTGGTAGCAATCATAACACCCTCAAACTTGTAGAAGGCAAAGGGTTCGAGGAGTAGCTTGTAATCACCATTAATCAGCACATCATAATCCATACCTGTATGATTTGAAATTAATTTCACCGTATATTCCGAGCAAAAATACCTTTTTATGGCTTCAATATTGTTACTGCCGTTAGTGCTTACTATACGCGGCATTGTTTGAGAAGGATTTATATATTGAAAAGAACCTTGTTGTGGGGATAGACTTTTGCCACTGCTATAACTTAACTTACTAACCTTGCCAAAATGAACTATAGTTGAAGGGGGAATTTTGTTGGTGAGATCAATAGGAGTAGTTACTATCGCATGATCACTGGCTCTTACCACTGTCACCCTTACACCATCGTTTCCCGGTGTCCATGAGTTGGTGCTTGTGCCATCGCCCATACCGCCTCCGCCGCCGTCAATATTCCCATCACCAACTGCAAAAGCCAGCAAGGAAGAACAGCATATAAGGGC
Above is a window of Sedimentibacter sp. MB35-C1 DNA encoding:
- a CDS encoding helix-turn-helix transcriptional regulator yields the protein MQDYIAENLADTITLADLSKVSLFSPWYSYRIFVQQMNTTPAEYIRRLRLSKSALRLRDETVKIIDVALNLGFGSTDGYQRAFFREFGCNPKDYAKNPVPIHLFIPYGVKYRTPRKEKIMKEIKNVFVQIIAKPERKVLIKRGVKATDYFAYCEEVGCDVWGLLQSIKSISGEPVCLWLPKKYIASGTSEYVQGVEVPITYDGIIPDDFDVIELPAANYLMFRGEPFAEEDYCAAIEEVQTAISKYDPAIIESEWDKENPRIQLEPIGTRGYIELLPIK
- a CDS encoding DUF3852 domain-containing protein; this translates as MTKNKKRVLMLTCAFVLSMLFCTTAFAAGTGDVAGAIEGTWRDASGQIKTVVNNVVFPAIDLILAVFFFAKLGMAYFDYRKHGQFEWSAPAILFACLVFTLTAPLYIWTILGM